The Nocardia sp. BMG111209 genome includes a window with the following:
- a CDS encoding ABC transporter permease, which translates to MTPVTRERSSASAVRIVRRNFSATVLSSLRTFGRAVDIARESVFGALGDIARGRFQWREAVLQAWRLVTVTAIPAVLIAIPFGVIVSVQVGNLIHTLGADSLLGATGGLGVIKQGAPLATGFLLGGAGAAAIAADLGARTIREEIDALNTMGISPIHRLVIPRLAAMLFVAPLLNILIIFVGIVAGYAVAVGGQNVTPGSYWATFGSFTTTADVWVSLLKAVLFGFIVVVVACQRGLEAKGGPRGVADAVNAAVVLSVVSIVVVNLGITQVTEMFLPTRLV; encoded by the coding sequence ATGACGCCGGTAACTCGGGAACGCTCGAGCGCATCGGCGGTCCGCATCGTTCGCAGAAATTTCTCCGCAACCGTGCTGTCGTCGCTGCGTACCTTCGGCCGGGCGGTCGATATCGCCCGTGAATCGGTCTTCGGCGCGCTCGGCGATATCGCGCGCGGACGATTCCAGTGGCGGGAAGCGGTGCTGCAGGCGTGGCGGCTGGTCACGGTGACGGCGATTCCGGCCGTGCTCATCGCCATTCCGTTCGGCGTCATCGTCTCCGTGCAGGTCGGCAACCTCATCCACACTCTCGGCGCGGATTCGCTGCTCGGCGCGACCGGCGGCCTGGGCGTGATCAAACAGGGCGCGCCGCTGGCCACCGGCTTCCTGCTCGGCGGCGCGGGAGCGGCCGCGATCGCCGCCGATCTCGGCGCGCGCACCATCCGCGAGGAGATCGACGCGCTGAACACCATGGGTATCAGCCCGATTCACCGCCTGGTGATCCCGCGGCTGGCGGCGATGCTGTTCGTCGCGCCGCTGCTCAACATCCTGATCATCTTCGTCGGCATCGTGGCCGGATACGCCGTCGCCGTCGGCGGGCAGAACGTCACACCGGGCAGCTACTGGGCCACCTTCGGCTCGTTCACCACCACCGCCGACGTGTGGGTGTCGCTGCTGAAGGCGGTGCTGTTCGGTTTCATCGTGGTGGTCGTGGCCTGTCAGCGCGGGCTGGAGGCCAAGGGCGGGCCGCGCGGCGTCGCGGACGCGGTAAACGCGGCTGTGGTGCTGTCGGTGGTGTCGATCGTCGTGGTGAATCTCGGCATCACCCAGGTGACCGAGATGTTCCTGCCCACGAGGCTGGTGTGA
- a CDS encoding ABC transporter permease — MTVSAYRPKGLAWAGRVYRRRGLILTRVESLGFVLSFVWQVLSSIPVTLERYRNETLRIISDMTWGRGSVIVGGGTVPMMVVLGLVMGASVAVESFTLLNMLGMGPVTGIVSAYATTRELAPIIAAIGFAAQAGCRITAEIGSMRISEEIDAIESLGLRSVPFVVTTRVISGAIAIVPTFLIGLILSYFACRGLITVVHGQSAGVYDHYFFQFVSGFDVIAAVLKVAVFATVVILIHSYYGFFATGGPEGVGIASGRAVRASSVAIIALDMVLTLLFWGVDSTVTFTG; from the coding sequence GTGACCGTCTCCGCCTATCGCCCGAAGGGACTGGCCTGGGCCGGGCGCGTGTACCGGCGCCGGGGCCTGATCCTCACCCGGGTCGAATCGCTGGGCTTCGTGCTCTCGTTCGTGTGGCAGGTGTTGTCGTCGATTCCGGTGACGCTCGAGCGATATCGCAACGAGACGCTGCGCATCATCTCCGATATGACCTGGGGTCGCGGCTCGGTCATCGTCGGCGGCGGCACCGTGCCGATGATGGTCGTGCTGGGCCTGGTCATGGGCGCCTCGGTGGCCGTGGAGTCGTTCACGCTGCTGAACATGCTGGGCATGGGCCCGGTGACCGGCATCGTGTCCGCCTACGCCACCACCCGGGAACTGGCCCCGATCATCGCGGCCATCGGCTTTGCCGCACAGGCGGGTTGCCGCATCACCGCGGAGATCGGCTCGATGCGGATCTCCGAGGAGATAGACGCGATCGAGTCGCTCGGCCTGCGCTCGGTGCCGTTCGTCGTCACCACCCGGGTGATCTCCGGGGCGATCGCCATCGTGCCGACCTTCCTGATCGGGCTGATCCTCTCGTATTTCGCGTGCCGTGGACTGATCACCGTGGTGCACGGGCAGTCCGCCGGGGTCTACGACCACTACTTCTTCCAGTTCGTCTCCGGCTTCGACGTGATCGCCGCGGTGCTCAAGGTGGCCGTGTTCGCCACCGTCGTGATCCTGATCCACAGCTATTACGGCTTTTTCGCCACCGGCGGGCCCGAAGGCGTGGGGATCGCGTCCGGGCGTGCGGTGCGTGCGTCGTCGGTGGCGATCATCGCGCTGGATATGGTGCTCACCCTGCTGTTCTGGGGTGTCGACTCGACCGTGACGTTCACGGGGTAG
- a CDS encoding MlaD family protein, with amino-acid sequence MPGYGMPGVAVDKRRSMVVGTVAIAVVVAVFAAVTLYHEVRGDDSLRVSLHTEQIGDGVLAGTAVRVDGVQVGTVTDITPADGGTQRIGLRLDRSQLHGIDDSMHVDYAPANLFGISEIELRRGSGGSPLRAGGVVDLTGDRSAAVFDATMGALLRNLSRTGDALLTPQLATVIAQLAGDVQAFTPLVQAIISVAQTVTDNQRMAASDLVGRLGPAFAGGGQFAGATIQVLDLLRNIPRLQQDRASYDAGVSTLTGQLLPGLATFAGEAGPQLSGATDALAPLLTLLARTVPRPQQSGADLAELLRRLNAALPDTPDGPVLNTEIDVRGVPVLAPLLGGAR; translated from the coding sequence ATGCCGGGTTACGGAATGCCGGGAGTGGCGGTCGACAAGCGGCGGTCGATGGTCGTGGGGACCGTCGCGATCGCCGTCGTGGTGGCGGTCTTCGCCGCGGTGACGCTGTATCACGAAGTGCGCGGCGACGATTCGCTGCGGGTCTCGCTGCACACCGAGCAGATCGGCGACGGGGTGCTCGCCGGGACGGCGGTGCGGGTGGACGGCGTGCAGGTCGGCACCGTCACCGACATCACCCCCGCCGACGGGGGCACCCAGCGAATCGGCTTGCGGCTGGACCGATCCCAGCTGCACGGCATCGACGACAGTATGCACGTCGACTACGCGCCCGCGAATCTGTTCGGTATCAGCGAGATCGAGCTGCGCCGCGGATCCGGCGGATCGCCGTTGCGCGCCGGCGGCGTCGTGGACCTGACCGGTGATCGCTCCGCGGCCGTCTTCGACGCCACCATGGGCGCCCTGCTGCGCAACCTGTCGCGGACCGGGGACGCGCTGCTGACTCCGCAACTCGCCACCGTCATCGCGCAACTCGCCGGGGATGTGCAGGCGTTCACGCCACTGGTGCAGGCGATCATCTCCGTCGCCCAGACCGTCACCGACAACCAGCGGATGGCCGCCTCGGATCTGGTGGGCCGGCTGGGGCCCGCCTTCGCCGGTGGCGGGCAGTTCGCGGGCGCCACCATCCAAGTGCTGGATCTGCTGCGCAATATCCCACGGCTGCAACAGGATCGGGCGTCCTACGACGCCGGGGTGTCGACGCTGACCGGGCAACTGCTGCCCGGACTGGCGACCTTCGCCGGCGAAGCCGGACCGCAGTTGTCCGGCGCCACAGACGCGCTGGCGCCGCTCCTCACGCTGCTGGCCCGGACGGTGCCGCGGCCGCAGCAGTCCGGCGCCGACCTCGCCGAGTTGCTGCGGCGGCTGAACGCGGCGCTGCCCGACACCCCGGACGGTCCGGTGCTGAACACCGAGATCGATGTGCGCGGGGTTCCGGTACTGGCGCCGCTGCTGGGAGGTGCCCGATGA
- a CDS encoding MlaD family protein, with the protein MQRMTLRRNAADGNPRHRRTTAAPPTTARTARRQLRLGLIGAALVLVCAVAAGLLYVVPFGKKTYTAELSEAQSVRAGDDVRVAGIIVGSVKSLRLKPDRVVMRFTVDSGVFVGDESSLDVRMLTVIGGHYVALFPSGSAPLGGKAIPPERVRLPYSLTQTFQDAIRPLQTVDGDTLRRNLSALDSSIERAPDALRTTLDTVDTYVEALNRQRTQVSNALAVADEYVTMYDGAKTDLGRLMDSVNLLENVLVDKRAELREGIRLLRAVIDRLAALAPTWNATLKPKLQELTDALPRLEQLGGQLEPVIGTVAGLQDKVRQWTTPDGLTVDRSGETVTAPAGTDLPAALPGVCVPVPGRDC; encoded by the coding sequence ATGCAACGGATGACATTGCGGCGCAACGCCGCCGACGGAAACCCGCGGCACCGGCGCACGACCGCCGCGCCGCCCACGACCGCCCGTACGGCGCGCAGGCAGTTGCGGCTGGGCCTGATCGGCGCGGCGCTGGTGCTGGTGTGCGCGGTGGCGGCGGGCCTGCTGTACGTGGTGCCGTTCGGCAAGAAGACCTACACCGCGGAACTGTCCGAGGCGCAATCGGTTCGGGCCGGTGACGATGTGCGCGTCGCCGGGATCATCGTCGGCAGCGTGAAATCGCTGCGACTGAAACCGGATCGGGTGGTCATGCGGTTCACCGTCGACTCGGGGGTGTTCGTCGGCGACGAATCATCGCTGGACGTACGGATGCTCACCGTCATCGGCGGTCACTACGTGGCGCTGTTCCCCTCGGGCAGCGCACCGCTGGGCGGCAAGGCGATTCCGCCGGAGCGGGTCCGGCTGCCGTACAGCCTGACCCAGACCTTCCAGGACGCGATCCGGCCGTTGCAGACCGTCGACGGGGATACCCTGCGGCGCAACCTGTCCGCGCTGGACTCCTCGATCGAGCGGGCGCCGGACGCACTACGGACCACCCTGGACACCGTCGACACATATGTCGAGGCGCTGAACCGGCAGCGCACCCAGGTGTCGAACGCCCTGGCGGTGGCCGACGAGTACGTCACCATGTACGACGGCGCGAAGACCGACCTCGGCCGGTTGATGGACAGCGTCAACCTGCTGGAGAACGTGCTCGTCGACAAGCGCGCCGAACTGCGCGAGGGAATTCGGTTGCTGCGGGCCGTGATCGACCGGCTGGCCGCCCTCGCGCCGACCTGGAATGCCACGCTGAAGCCGAAACTGCAGGAGCTCACCGACGCCCTGCCGCGGCTGGAACAGCTGGGCGGGCAACTGGAACCGGTCATCGGCACGGTCGCGGGCCTGCAGGACAAGGTGCGGCAGTGGACTACGCCGGACGGCCTGACCGTCGACCGGTCCGGCGAAACCGTCACCGCGCCCGCCGGTACCGATCTGCCGGCCGCGCTGCCCGGCGTCTGCGTCCCGGTGCCGGGGAGGGACTGCTGA
- a CDS encoding MlaD family protein, translated as MKTGAALWRLGLFAVVMVLVLTVVCTAIKRPVSGPTEAHDALFTDANGLKVGDDVRLYGVQVGKVGGLRLDGTLARVRLSLKTNTPVYDNSKLAIRYQNLTGQRYVDLQQQAQPGARLAAGATVGTDHTVPSFDVTSMFNGLKPVLATISPEEINQFSAGMVALIEGDGSGVGPALDAIEKLASYVEDRQQVIGTLIHNMSDLSDKVGGRVHYLVPLLARLTDVFQGLQQNIGGLAQFAMAAPSVLGPLDSLFTALGLDTGSDVDALIRNLFPDPQEAVDVLGKLPGLLAGVDAATPHGPAGWKAQCSKGAAEVPPVLRVLISGQQVAICNG; from the coding sequence ATGAAGACCGGTGCGGCGCTGTGGCGGCTGGGCCTGTTCGCGGTGGTGATGGTCCTGGTGCTGACCGTGGTGTGCACCGCGATCAAGCGGCCGGTGTCCGGCCCCACCGAGGCGCACGACGCGCTGTTCACCGATGCCAACGGGCTGAAGGTGGGTGACGACGTCCGGCTGTACGGCGTGCAGGTCGGCAAGGTCGGCGGCCTCCGGCTGGACGGCACGCTCGCGCGGGTTCGCCTGTCGCTGAAGACGAATACCCCGGTCTACGACAATTCGAAGCTCGCCATCCGCTACCAGAACCTCACCGGGCAGCGCTATGTCGACCTGCAACAGCAGGCGCAACCCGGTGCGCGGCTGGCCGCCGGCGCCACCGTCGGCACCGACCACACCGTGCCGTCCTTCGATGTGACCAGCATGTTCAACGGGCTGAAACCGGTGCTGGCCACCATCTCTCCGGAGGAGATCAACCAATTCAGCGCCGGCATGGTCGCTTTGATCGAGGGGGACGGCAGCGGCGTCGGGCCCGCGCTGGACGCCATCGAGAAGCTCGCCTCCTACGTCGAGGACCGGCAGCAGGTGATCGGCACCCTGATCCACAACATGTCCGACCTCTCGGACAAGGTCGGTGGCCGGGTGCACTATCTGGTGCCGTTGCTGGCGCGGCTCACCGACGTGTTCCAGGGGTTGCAGCAGAACATCGGCGGGCTGGCGCAATTCGCGATGGCCGCACCGTCGGTGCTGGGGCCGCTGGACAGCCTGTTCACCGCGCTGGGCCTGGACACCGGCAGCGATGTGGACGCGTTGATCCGCAACCTGTTTCCCGATCCGCAGGAGGCGGTGGACGTCCTCGGCAAGCTGCCCGGCCTGCTCGCCGGTGTCGACGCGGCGACACCACACGGACCGGCGGGCTGGAAGGCGCAGTGCAGCAAGGGCGCGGCCGAGGTACCGCCGGTACTGCGGGTGCTGATCTCCGGACAGCAGGTGGCGATATGCAACGGATGA